The following coding sequences are from one Eucalyptus grandis isolate ANBG69807.140 chromosome 11, ASM1654582v1, whole genome shotgun sequence window:
- the LOC120289948 gene encoding EP1-like glycoprotein 2 — translation MAKAILLQGKETLDLAYAYDFYCNGNCNSYLFAIFIVQFDGIGLIAKYDIPQVVWSGKRHNLVRIGVTLELMSKGDLVLKDADGTVAWSTNTFAKSVVDLNLIDLGNLMLFDKDNATIWQSFDHPIDSLVLRKKLRQGQRLMLSVSETNWTVDSMIKLSVNGNGLFAQVETNPPQRYVKSNGPSWNASIEFLYVEFVNGSLSRFSNSTSSWSLISIPQASSAQYMKLGSNGHLTMYDWLYGFKEDLFKKYLNDCDYPTVCGQYEICSNGQCSCPTSSWGMSYFQRVDDSRPNLGCSKNVPLSCGASQQQSLLELENVTYFSFTPNLEDIDASSCKEAYAKNVHAKQLHFSMNRIALAAVVTYQLMCFHL, via the coding sequence GCAATTCTACTTCAAGGCAAAGAAACTCTGGACCTTGCCTATGCCTACGACTTCTATTGTAATGGTAATTGCAACTCTTACCTCTTTGCCATTTTCATCGTCCAATTTGACGGTATTGGCTTAATTGCTAAGTACGATATTCCACAAGTAGTGTGGTCTGGCAAGCGACACAATCTTGTAAGGATCGGTGTGACATTGGAGCTCATGTCCAAAGGTGACTTGGTGTTGAAGGATGCTGATGGCACAGTTGCTTGGTCCACAAACACTTTTGCAAAGTCCGTTGTAGACTTGAATTTGATAGACTTGGGCAACCTTATGTTGTTTGATAAAGACAATGCAACCATTTGGCAGTCCTTTGATCACCCAATCGACTCACTTGTCCTCAGAAAAAAGTTGAGGCAAGGGCAAAGATTGATGTTGAGTGTTTCCGAGACAAATTGGACCGTTGACAGTATGATTAAGCTTTCCGTGAATGGCAATGGTTTATTTGCTCAAGTGGAGACTAATCCTCCTCAAAGATATGTCAAGAGTAATGGCCCATCTTGGAATGCAAGCATTGAGTTTTTATATGTTGAGTTTGTAAATGGAAGCTTGTCTAGGTTCTCAAATTCTACCTCGAGTTGGAGTTTGATTTCAATCCCTCAAGCATCTTCTGCACAATACATGAAGTTGGGTTCGAATGGGCATTTGACAATGTATGATTGGTTATATGGTTTTAAAGAAGATCTTTTCAAAAAGTATCTTAACGACTGTGACTATCCGACTGTGTGTGGACAATATGAAATTTGCTCCAATGGTCAATGTAGTTGTCCGACTTCGAGTTGGGGGATGAGCTATTTCCAACGAGTAGATGATAGTCGGCCTAATCTTGGGTGCTCCAAAAATGTTCCATTGTCTTGTGGGGCTTCACAACAACAAAGTCTTTTGGAGCTCGAAAATGTCACCTATTTCAGTTTCACTCCAAATCTCGAGGACATAGATGCTTCAAGTTGTAAAGAGGCCTACGCAAAGAACGTTCATGCAAAACAGCTACATTTCAGTATGAATCGGATCGCATTAGCAGCAGTTGTTACTTACCAACTCATGTGTTTTCACTTATAA